One segment of Nothobranchius furzeri strain GRZ-AD chromosome 13, NfurGRZ-RIMD1, whole genome shotgun sequence DNA contains the following:
- the LOC139062452 gene encoding uncharacterized protein isoform X1, which yields MAEEAPMVQAQQQEHLGSAPGKDEADSNPGFPQESSAARLLQQHVIAADRNRCGQQNLFHRSRQQRESATSQEQHVAAFTRRFYFLRATPLKRVKFDIFGEGKTGNRTRKLREATEIFRIKNVLPSGCFTFKKGY from the exons caacaagaacatctgggttctgctcctggaaag gatgaagccgactctaaccccggctttccacaggagtcgtcagcagcacgtttactgcagcagcacgtcatagctgctgataggaaccgctgtggtcaacagaaccttttccaccggagccgtcagcagcgcgagtcggccacgtctcaggagcagcatgtcgcggcctttacgcgccggttctattttctacgcgcgacgcctctgaaacgggtcaagttcgacatttttggggaaggaaagacaggaaatcggacgcggaaattgagagaagctaccgagattttcagaataaagaacgtactgccttccggttgctttacttttaaaaaaggttactaa